The Sminthopsis crassicaudata isolate SCR6 chromosome 5, ASM4859323v1, whole genome shotgun sequence genome contains the following window.
ACACTAATCTTTTGAGTCCCGGCCTCCATTTCTCCTAACACATCCTTGGTTTCCCATCCCCTTTTTCTCCATCCCAGAGGGAGAGGAAGCCTCAGAGCAGAAGTGGAGATGGCTTCAGAGCACCAGGAAAACCCAGCCCCTACATGGTCGAGCATTGTGGGGGACCACCAGGAAACAGACATCCCCTTCCATTACTGCTGCGACCTGACTACCATGCTCACCCCCACTGGAGTCTCTAAGATGGATCAGGTGATCCTAGTGGGAAAACTCCAGGCAGCCACCCCCAATAGAAGTCTATAAgtataaatagaaatttatagaTAAAGGATTTAGAGGAGAAGTGAGTTTTCCATTCCACCATCAAtcaaaaagaggaaactgagagaactGAGAGCATTAGGACTATAAGTGATTAATTTGGGGAATTCCCCACCAACACTGACTCCATCCGAGTTCTCAGTTTGGACGCTAGCTCAGTTCCTTTTCTATTCCATTATGAGCCTAATCAAAATTCTTTCTTgggaaaaaacctttttttaatcgTAGAATTTGGGAGAAAGCCTTATTGTATTTTTTGGACTTAACTTTGCAGAGCCTGGAAGCTGGAGCAGCCCTCCCTGATGTTTAGAGACTCTTTAACTGAGGAGCTAAGTTATGCTGACTTGAAAACCTGACTGAGGTAAGGAGCTGTCCAGCAATTATACAATTCAAGAAACCTGTATGTCTCACCTGAAAACTAGACCTGCATGCATcaatcagttattgtttccacattttggagaccatacaaagagagggagaggagagacatctgtttctctgaattcagGAAATTGTGcctttttgaccttatcaatTTGGAAAGCTCCTAATCTTTCTTTCAATGGGAAATcagatttctttttatgaattggcttcatttccttaattattttccATGTATAAAAATCTGACTCACCTTATATTTGGGGTGGATTTCTATGGCGAGGAAGGGGCCTGGTTCTGGTTGATTAGACGATTGTCAAACATTGTATAATACATTGATAAGATGTGAAGATGGTGCATTGTGTACTCAATCATTTAATCATTCACCCATAACAACTAGGAAAGCAGTTGAGGCAAAGAttgttatctcttttttttttaatagagaaggACACTGAGATTCAGAGTGTACATATGACATGCTAATGGGTCACGTAGCTAgcagggtgggggaagggaatgaTGAATGAGGGGGATGGTTCCGGGACTGTGGTGGAAATGAAGGGGCTGGAATCAGGTTCAGGATGGGAGTTACTTGGGGTTGGTGAGGGGCTTGGGAGGAAGGGAGCTATGTCTATTCTGCTCTATTCACTGTTGGGCGCTTCCTTTGCCTGGTAATCACGGTTTTAGTTTCTCCAACCTCTCCAAGGTTCAATGAGTGATTATCTTGCTTTGGAAATAGATAGTAGGAGAAGGAATAATTAGGGGTGCTGGGCTTAGGGACCTGAGCATTGCCTGCAAATACAAAGGGGCTGTCCTACAGGAGAGAATTTAGGCTGGTCCTGCTCAGCCCTAGAGGCAGAACAAAGTGCAGAGGGACCTATCCATTCAATCCAACACTAATGGCTGGGCAGTGGAAACTAGGAGGACGTTTTCTATCGTTGGACGTCTTCAATAGATTttagatgggaaaaaaatctttattttcactaagttCTTTTCCTAGTACTCTTctgtgttttattatatatatatcaaaacattattccaattaataaaattaggggcagctaggtggcgcagtggagagagcaccagccctgaattcaggaggacccgagttcaaatctgatctcagacacttaacacttcctagctgtgtgaccctgggcaagtcacttaaccccagcctcagaaaaagaaaaagaaaatctgacctcagacacttaacatttcctagctatgtgaccctgggcaagtcacttaactccagcctcaaaagaaaaaaaaaagaaaataaaataaattaaaataaaatgttacttgccttttcaatggaAGCCCCCACATCTGTGTTGCCTACTGACTGCTGGGAGCTCCCTCTGCCTGTTAATCATGGTTTTGTTTCTtcaacctctctgtattcatagaGTGATTTTCCTGCCTCTGAGAAAGATGATGGGAGAAGAATAGTCAGGAGTGTTGGCCTTGGGTATCTGAGCCTTCCCATCAAATACAGAGGGGAGGATGGTCTTTCCTCCAGCTGGCCCCAGTGAGATGTGTGAACTCCAGTTTAAGAACTATTATCTTAGGGAACTATCTcaagcactgagaagttaagggacttgggaAGTGGGATTTGACCCTGGAATTCCTATTTTGAGGAAGTGGATCTCTATCCACTATGATGCTCTAATTTTAATTCTATTAGGATCCcagtttgcagatgaggaaacacagGATCAGAGATCCTGCCTTCAGGTCCCTTTTGTGAGAGGAACAGGGTGAAGAGGAGGGAGGATGGGGAAAATCAGATCCCTTCTTTTCACTCAAGAAGCTTATGCCCCTCGACCCCTTCTGCCAAACATTCTCTTTGGTTAAAGGAATCCCAAGACCCTGTTTCCTCTGACTCCGAACCTCTGCTTTCATTTCCTCTCATTGACAGTGGAAGGGTTTGTGGGTGCCTAAAGAGAAGCTGTGTCACAGGTTTGAACCTACTTGGAGTTAGAGGGTCCTGGCTAAGATCCTCAAAGCTCAAGTGACCCAAGACCCTCAGTTTCCATAAGAAACAAGATCCTTATTTAGGTCTCTCTATGCTGTGCCATCCTCTGTTTAGGATTTCTCCTCCAGATGGTCCAAGAGAGTGACTCTCAGAGGAGGGTCTTCCCTTCAGAATATGGCCCCCAGCCCCTCCCTGACAGTGTCAGATTCTTGTTCATTCTAAAAGcatgtctctctccccttcccccagtctCTCCAACTGCATCCTCCAGAGAAGAGATTAGGGCTTGGTCCAGATTGAGGGAGAAAGGTTAGGAAAGAACAGAACTTGGCTGACCCTTCCAGAAAGACTTCAGAAGTGCCGCTGGCCCCGCCTCTCAGAtactccctctctctttttatgctctctttgggcGAAGAGTGCAGCAGTGGAGGGCTGGGGTTGCTCAGTACTCCATCTATTTGAAGGGTCCGATACCTCCCTGCGTTACACTTTCTGGCTTAAAGTTGAACCTTGTCCTACCGGGACCCAGAGCAACCAGGAGAACCACAGGAGCATTTCGCATCCTCCACAATGCCCCAAGTGAGTGCGCCAGGGTCCAGGCGGCGGGTGTCCTTGTCCACGGTATAGGCTGAGGGGCCAGGGCTGAGGGATCCGGTGCTTGGAGAGAATCTTGGACACTCGGGAGGGTTCTGCTCCAGAGCGGATGGGGGATGGGGATGTGTTGCTCTTCTTCTCTGTATGGGCTCTTCTCCTTCTCTGTCACCTCACCCTGACCCTCCTTTACCACCATCACCACTCCCAACTTGAACTAGTCGTGATCCCTGGCTGCTGGTCCGAAGTTTTGACAAGCAAGTGAGTCCAAAGAGATGCTGGAGAGAGGGCAGGTGGGGAAGTGGGACCTGGCATGGAGGAGAGTTAGGGTCTCCATCTCACACGGGCTGTGGGGAAATGCCCTTTGTTGAgttgagaaggaagaggaaaagatgaagTGACCTAGATTGGGACTAAGACTTGACTCTAGAGAATGAGAGTTACTCTTCTTGAAAATTTACCTCCTTAGATGAAAGTAGCTTTGGGAGAATGGAAGAATGGGTCAGGGCGGGAGGAAACTGAGCTAGCCATCAGGAAGTTTCCCTGTTGAGTTTCATCATGACCCAAGTGCCAGATACATATGATGCCAGCCAAAGATGGCACTGAGGAAGCCTGTGTCACACAGAGAGCCCGGCTGTAGGACTAGGGAAAGTGTAGGTGCCACTTCTGATTCTGTTGCTCACTTGTGTGATCTAGGAGAAGTCAGTTCTTCCTAATTTGAGCCTCAGAATCCTGATGAGTAAAAAGAAGAATGAACTGGATCAATCTATTAGGCTAGATCCTCATTTAACATATGGTAAAAGTGAGCCCCAGAGAGACTTCCTCAAGGTCGCGGAGCTGAGACTGATTCTAACTTCAGCACCATTAGTCTGGAGAGAGTCTGCTTCCCTAGAACCTTTCAGGAGGGTGGCCTCTCACCAATCGGAAGCTGCAGGTCCCCTCCGCTCCCAGCATGCCCTAACTTTGCTGTATCTGGTCTTTTCAggaaattttaattgaaaatatgaAACTCCAAACTGGATCGCACATAAAAGTACTGGGAGATATAAAACCTGGTGCCAATCTGTAAGTGACAGATGGGAAGGATGAGATAAATGTTAATGATGGGTGAGAGCTGAATCCTTAAAACATCCGGTTGCACTTGATCCTTGAAAACCAAGGTGGTTTTCCCTTAGCATTAGATGGCAGAGCTAGGACTCTGCATCAGGAAAAACCTGCTAACAGGAGCTTCCCAGTAGCTTCAACAAGTAGTGAGTTCCCTGTCTCTGAAAGGAGTACAATATAAACCATGTTAGGGTGGGTGGAGGGGGAGTACTGCAGAAGAGCATCCTTAGTGCTTCAGGTCAGAATGGGGTGAGTCCCTTTGGGGGTCTTCCAGCTCAGGGATTTCTGAACGGGGAATTCCAAGGCTCAGAGGGTCCATGCCAATGATAATGGTGTGTTCCCCATTCCCAGATTTCGAATTAACCTGGGCAAGGATGAAAATACCATTGGCCTACACTTCAACCCACGCTTCCGCCCCTACTTCCAAGAGAATGTCATTGTCTTCAATACCTTAAAGCATGGAAGATGGGAACaagaaaaatgggagaggaatACCTATTTTGTGCCAGGGGAGAGAGTATTGGTAAGAACCTGGAATCATATCATGGAATGTCTGGAAGGATGCAAGAGATGTTCCCAACCTCCCCCCTTTCATTTGACAGAAGAGACCTGGAAGGGAGttctggtggggggggggaagacaaaATGCTAGAGGGGAAAGGGagtttgcaaaggtcagtggaaGAATCCCAGCATCCCTTGAACTGAGGAGAGGTTGGggagaatgggagggagggagctgGGAAGGGCAGTGATAGCAATGGGATAAGAGGAGACTCTGGAGTGTACCAGAAGCCACCATAAAACCCTAgattaggttatactgtaacacatttaatatgcattggattgcctgtcatctaggggagggaggggaaaatttggaaaaatgaatataagggataatattataaaaaaattactcatgcatgtgtactgtcaaaaaatgtataattataaaattaatttttaaaaataaaaccctagatttagagctggagagaACTTCAGGGGATATCTTGTtttaccccttcattttacagagaaggaaactgaggttcagcaTGGGGAAATCATTTCCCTAAGAATATACAGTGTCATCTAGTAAGAGTCTTGGGGTCTTCTTGTCTCCAACCCCAGGGTTCTGTGTTCATCTCCTTCTGCCTTCTCTCCATTCAGATTTGCATCATCTTTGATGGGAAGCAGTTTTTGGTAAATCTGCCTAATGACAATCAGGTCGTTTTCCCCAATCGCCTTAACTTGGAAGAGATTAACTTCATGTCAATTAATGGTGATTTCACTATCAAAAAGGTGGATTTCGAATGAGCCCTTCAATCAAGCCAGATTCAGACCACTCCTgattcttgaagctctcttatTCCTAATAAAATTGCTGATCATAGTAAGAGCTGAAATTGTTACTGTGGTCTGAGAGATAGAGGCTGGGTTTGGAGTTGGGGAGGATGGCTGAATGAGGCTGGACAAGTCCCTTCACTTGAATGACCTTTGCTAAGTCCCTAGGACAGGTGTTCTCCCCTTGGGATCCATGGTTAAATTTCAGAGGGGAA
Protein-coding sequences here:
- the LOC141542659 gene encoding galectin-1-like, which translates into the protein MPQEILIENMKLQTGSHIKVLGDIKPGANLFRINLGKDENTIGLHFNPRFRPYFQENVIVFNTLKHGRWEQEKWERNTYFVPGERVLICIIFDGKQFLVNLPNDNQVVFPNRLNLEEINFMSINGDFTIKKVDFE